A portion of the Melitaea cinxia chromosome 1, ilMelCinx1.1, whole genome shotgun sequence genome contains these proteins:
- the LOC123658336 gene encoding leucine-rich repeat-containing G-protein coupled receptor 5-like — MDLHIVSLWLWLLPAMVSSAISPEFQEEQDDSCTTYVHDSLLHLDCSDRGLTDLPEGLDTDAQVLLLANNNFATFPPQLAKFSRVEVVDMSGNRLTSSLPAYFQDWNQLTILNLSNNNYDSWLNSEYTFNFIKLDLSKNKINHIDEEAFLRMPRLYLLELSENRLYDLPPRIFQKAISLEVLILSRNYFSEVPRFESSSLKNLRLSNCQITSFDVNSLTGMPSLLEIDLSINQIESIPDNLASSSLQELDLSYNEIDKLTDSTFVMLPHLAVLNLRGNGFRDVWSTSHFASNQFLREVHVKGNRWSCEGFSVNLLLTYEYLTKEPAKVYDKASLICYSPANVTQMSWQQAYIRTWHANEGSMSSYTFLAVVFGMIIGIVITSFVCRLLMSKNKPNPPRPTPVTTVLNGNAIQPRPASVVLRVPLREDLPPTYDEALLLPTLNSSFHSLPDFVDESNNRERENRRSRSIGDLTETRPRLGDRRSVRTVEVRLN, encoded by the exons ATGG ACCTGCATATAGTATCGCTGTGGTTATGGCTGCTGCCAGCGATGGTATCATCCGCGATCAGTCCTGAGTTCCAGGAGGAGCAAGATGACTCTTGCACGACGTACGTTCACGATAGTCTTCTGCATTTAGACTGTTCAGACAGAGGTCTCACAGACCTGCCTGAAGGACTTGACACTGAT GCTCAAGTTTTGCTACTGGCGAATAACAATTTTGCAACGTTTCCGCCCCAACTCGCGAAATTTTCAAGGGTTGAAGTAGTTGATATGTCTGGAAACCGCCTAACAAGTTCTTTACCAGCATATTTTCAAGATTGGAATCAACTAACAATTCTCAATCTATCAAATAATAACTACGATTCGTGGTTAAATAGCGAatacacttttaattttataaaactggaTCTTTCCAAAAATAAGATTAATCACATTGATGAAGAAGCTTTCTTAAGAATGCCACGATTGTATTTGCTTGAATTGTCAGAAAATCGTTTATATGATCTCCCACCaagaatatttcaaaaagcGATTAGTTTAGAAGTTCTAATATTGTCTCGGAACTACTTTTCGGAGGTGCCACGTTTCGAATCTTCGTCTTTAAAAAATTTGCGTTTGAGTAATTGTCAAATAACAAGCTTTGATGTAAATTCGTTAACAGGTATGCCGTCTTTGCTGGAAATTGACTTATCTATAAATCAGATCGAATCAATTCCTGATAATTTAGCTTCGAGTTCTTTGCAAGAATTAGATTTGAGCTACAACGAAATTGACAAACTTACAGATTCAACATTTGTTATGTTACCGCATTTAGCTGTATTAAATTTGAGAGGAAATGGATTCAGGGATGTATGGTCGACCTCACATTTCGCCTCGAACCAATTTCTGAGAGAAGTTCACGTAAAAGGAAATCGGTGGTCCTGTGAGGGATTCAGCGTAAACCTACTTCTTACATATGAGTATCTTACAAAAGAACCCGCGAAAGTGTATGATAAAGCTTCATTAATTTGTTACTCTCCCGCTAATGTCACCCAAATGAGTTGGCAACAAGCCTATATACGAACATGGCACGCTAATGAAGGGTCGATGTCTTCATATACATTTTTGGCTGTAGTTTTTGGAATGATTATTGGTATTGTAATAACTTCATTTGTTTGTAGACTGTTAATGTCAAAGAATAAGCCAAATCCACCACGACCTACTCCTGTAACGACTGTTCTCAATGGCAACGCAATACAACCAAGACCTGCATCTGTGGTCTTGAGAGTACCCTTAAGGGAAGATTTACCTCCTACTTATGATGAAGCTCTTTTATTACCAACACTAAACTCTTCTTTCCACTCTTTACCGGATTTCGTCGATGAATCTAATAACCGTGAAAGAGAAAATCGGAGATCGAGATCTATTGGTGACCTAACTGAAACTAGACCAAGATTGGGTGACAGACGGTCAGTACGAACAGTTGAAGTTCGCTTGAattaa